Genomic segment of Macellibacteroides fermentans:
ACCCGCCCATGCGGCAAGTTTCTCAAATGCGCCTGCAATACCAGCATAAGTTCCGATGTGTGAAATTGCTATGGTGTTGATGGGATTTAGATTTTTAATCTCTGAACTATTTATCTTCATAAGTCTAATTTTTTAATGATTTGTCTGATAATATTTTTTACTTCAATCGGACTGATCACGGTTGTTGTATCCGTATTCGCCAATACCCATCTTGCCAGGGGGGCGAGCGAATACGCCATATAGGTTTGCTCTATTTGTCCGTCGGCAAGTTCCTTCTCGCCGGTCAGCCCCATAAAATAACATCTGTCGGCATTATATCTGGATACCTCTTTGCTTGTATGCAATACAACCTCTGTAAGGCACTGGGCATCATCTGCCCCAAGCAGCGACTCCAATGGCGGATGAATCTTGGTATGCTTATCCGCTTTCGTCTCGATATTTTCAATGCGGTCGATCCTGAACATCCGGTATTCTTCTCTTAAATGGCACCAGGCTGATAGATACCAGTTGGGATAGGAATACGTGACGCCAACTGCTTCCAGCAATCTCCTGCTCTTATTCTCGTCGGCATTGGTGTAATCAATCTCAATGATCAGTTTATCGTTAATGCTGCTCAAAATTATCTGCAAGAGATTGGGTAGACTTTCCCGTGCATTG
This window contains:
- a CDS encoding helix-turn-helix transcriptional regulator: MNRLDRISALLVQLQSRPVVRASEMAQRFEVSLRTIYRDMHTLTEAGVPICGDSGIGYSLVDGYKLPSLMFTKEEAMAFLTAEKIIEQITDTQNSIYFRQGMDKIRAALRTVDKNYIHEMGDAITVYKSRNARESLPNLLQIILSSINDKLIIEIDYTNADENKSRRLLEAVGVTYSYPNWYLSAWCHLREEYRMFRIDRIENIETKADKHTKIHPPLESLLGADDAQCLTEVVLHTSKEVSRYNADRCYFMGLTGEKELADGQIEQTYMAYSLAPLARWVLANTDTTTVISPIEVKNIIRQIIKKLDL